Proteins encoded together in one Lathamus discolor isolate bLatDis1 chromosome 3, bLatDis1.hap1, whole genome shotgun sequence window:
- the LDB1 gene encoding LIM domain-binding protein 1 isoform X2: MSVGCACPGCSSKSFKLYSPKEPPNGNAFPPFHPGTMLDRDVGPTPMYPPTYLEPGIGRHTPYGNQTDYRIFELNKRLQNWTEECDNLWWDAFTTEFFEDDAMLTITFCLEDGPKRYTIGRTLIPRYFRSIFEGGATELYYVLKHPKESFHNNFVSLDCDQCTMVTQHGKPMFTQVCVEGRLYLEFMFDDMMRIKTWHFSIRQHRELIPRSILAMHAQDPQMLDQLSKNITRCGLSNSTLNYLRLCVILEPMQELMSRHKTYSLSPRDCLKTCLFQKWQRMVAPPAEPARQQPSKRRKRKMSGGSTMSSGGGNTNNSNSKKKSPASTFALSSQDVMVVGEPTLMGGEFGDEDERLITRLENTQFDAANGIDDEDSFNNSPALGANSPWNSKPPSSQESKSENPTSQASQ; this comes from the exons gCTGTTCCTCTAAGTCGTTCAAGCTGTACTCGCCAAAGGAGCCCCCGAACGGCAACGCCTTTCCCCCTTTCCACCCGGGCACCATGCTGGATCGAGATGTGGG GCCTACTCCTATGTACCCACCGACGTACCTGGAGCCTGGAATCGG gagGCACACGCCGTACGGGAACCAGACTGACTACAGGATATTTGAGCTCAACAAGCGGCTGCAGAACTGGACAGAG GAATGTGACAATCTGTGGTGGGATGCCTTTACCACGGAGTTCTTTGAGGATGACGCCATGTTAACAATCACTTTCTGCTTGGAGGATGGACCAAAGAGATACA CGATTGGCCGGACTCTGATTCCCCGTTACTTCCGCAGCATCTTTGAAGGGGGGGCCACAGAGCTCTACTACGTGCTCAAGCACCCCAAGGAGTCCTTCCACAACAACTTCGTCTCGCTGGACTGTGACCAGTGCACCATGGTCACGCAGCATGGCAAGCCCATGTTCACCCAG GTGTGTGTGGAGGGGCGGCTCTACCTAGAGTTCATGTTCGATGACATGATGAGGATAAAGACATGGCATTTCAGCATCCGCCAGCATCGAGAGCTCATCCCTCGCAGCATCCTTGCCATGCAT GCACAGGACCCCCAGATGCTGGACCAGTTATCCAAGAACATCACCCGCTGTGGGCTCTCAAACTCCACACTCAACTACCTCCGA ctctgtgtaATCCTAGAACCAATGCAGGAGCTCATGTCACGGCACAAGACCTACAGTCTCAGTCCCCGGGACTGCCTCAAGACTTGCCTCTTCCAGAAGTGGCAGCGGATGGTCGCTCCGCCTG CGGAGCCAGCACGGCAGCAGCCAAGCAAGCGCCGGAAAAGGAAGATGTCGGGGGGCAGCACCATGAGCTCCGGTGGGGGAAACaccaacaacagcaacagcaagaagaaGAGCCCAGCCAGCACCTTTGCCCTGTCCAGTCAG GATGTGATGGTGGTAGGCGAGCCCACGCTGATGGGGGGGGAGTTTGGGGACGAGGACGAGCGGCTCATCACCCGGCTGGAGAACACGCAGTTCGACGCTGCCAACGGCATCGACGACGAGGACAGCTTCAACAACTCGCCGGCGCTGGGGGCCAACAGCCCCTGGAACAGCAAACCGCCCTCCAGCCAGGAGAGCAAGTCAGAGAACCCCACGTCGCAGGCGTCGCAGTAA
- the LDB1 gene encoding LIM domain-binding protein 1 isoform X1, whose amino-acid sequence MSVGCACPGCSSKSFKLYSPKEPPNGNAFPPFHPGTMLDRDVGPTPMYPPTYLEPGIGRHTPYGNQTDYRIFELNKRLQNWTEECDNLWWDAFTTEFFEDDAMLTITFCLEDGPKRYTIGRTLIPRYFRSIFEGGATELYYVLKHPKESFHNNFVSLDCDQCTMVTQHGKPMFTQVCVEGRLYLEFMFDDMMRIKTWHFSIRQHRELIPRSILAMHAQDPQMLDQLSKNITRCGLSNSTLNYLRLCVILEPMQELMSRHKTYSLSPRDCLKTCLFQKWQRMVAPPAEPARQQPSKRRKRKMSGGSTMSSGGGNTNNSNSKKKSPASTFALSSQVPDVMVVGEPTLMGGEFGDEDERLITRLENTQFDAANGIDDEDSFNNSPALGANSPWNSKPPSSQESKSENPTSQASQ is encoded by the exons gCTGTTCCTCTAAGTCGTTCAAGCTGTACTCGCCAAAGGAGCCCCCGAACGGCAACGCCTTTCCCCCTTTCCACCCGGGCACCATGCTGGATCGAGATGTGGG GCCTACTCCTATGTACCCACCGACGTACCTGGAGCCTGGAATCGG gagGCACACGCCGTACGGGAACCAGACTGACTACAGGATATTTGAGCTCAACAAGCGGCTGCAGAACTGGACAGAG GAATGTGACAATCTGTGGTGGGATGCCTTTACCACGGAGTTCTTTGAGGATGACGCCATGTTAACAATCACTTTCTGCTTGGAGGATGGACCAAAGAGATACA CGATTGGCCGGACTCTGATTCCCCGTTACTTCCGCAGCATCTTTGAAGGGGGGGCCACAGAGCTCTACTACGTGCTCAAGCACCCCAAGGAGTCCTTCCACAACAACTTCGTCTCGCTGGACTGTGACCAGTGCACCATGGTCACGCAGCATGGCAAGCCCATGTTCACCCAG GTGTGTGTGGAGGGGCGGCTCTACCTAGAGTTCATGTTCGATGACATGATGAGGATAAAGACATGGCATTTCAGCATCCGCCAGCATCGAGAGCTCATCCCTCGCAGCATCCTTGCCATGCAT GCACAGGACCCCCAGATGCTGGACCAGTTATCCAAGAACATCACCCGCTGTGGGCTCTCAAACTCCACACTCAACTACCTCCGA ctctgtgtaATCCTAGAACCAATGCAGGAGCTCATGTCACGGCACAAGACCTACAGTCTCAGTCCCCGGGACTGCCTCAAGACTTGCCTCTTCCAGAAGTGGCAGCGGATGGTCGCTCCGCCTG CGGAGCCAGCACGGCAGCAGCCAAGCAAGCGCCGGAAAAGGAAGATGTCGGGGGGCAGCACCATGAGCTCCGGTGGGGGAAACaccaacaacagcaacagcaagaagaaGAGCCCAGCCAGCACCTTTGCCCTGTCCAGTCAGGTACCT GATGTGATGGTGGTAGGCGAGCCCACGCTGATGGGGGGGGAGTTTGGGGACGAGGACGAGCGGCTCATCACCCGGCTGGAGAACACGCAGTTCGACGCTGCCAACGGCATCGACGACGAGGACAGCTTCAACAACTCGCCGGCGCTGGGGGCCAACAGCCCCTGGAACAGCAAACCGCCCTCCAGCCAGGAGAGCAAGTCAGAGAACCCCACGTCGCAGGCGTCGCAGTAA
- the LOC136010619 gene encoding prominin-1-A-like, translated as MELMGNIPQPLYGPGPEAPGSSTPGLVWMVHGFLRMVQPNALPIELITGFGQSDSEETTREQVEELLLYELGFLVCVAIGLLFILLVPLVGCCFCCCRCCGNCGGRMYQKQGRRTGCRRRALCASVLLVSALLLAGDVCAFISNTRFSQAVCGTFPNVNTTLNNVHIYVASIPQQINYIIDSSDVPLSHANRSLQDTGLNLGGMITSSIRSGTDGALGSLQGLLQEMKTLQDAFNSIASTRLHLEALQSNYSERLAMLRDGLNQTLQRCGQPCSSVSLHSLAFSTNFSTIPSVAQQLEALGNVSGSDIALDLERVNDTLNTITNKVQEESQDVVTKTQEELGLIRQEIRSLKEQLQDQLPLEDVEESVGAFVGNATSMLNEYREPTIALDGLRWSVCVLLCCMVLLVVLCNAVGLVLGPLGLKENVLPTQRSSLSNAGGNFFMAGVGFSFIFSWVLMLLVVITFVLGGNTYMLVCESWRSQQLFQILDTPGLIPGFNLSELLGQQDGTTNFSEIYRQCQQDAALWQMLHLDQSVSLDELLNISQYTGEISTAFEKMNITLDPISLLSQSQRDSLTSASQAGQPPDFTLTLEQLDQSVTQGSLLDLAAELEKLGDTEGLQAREDLKADALKLRELDKEMQMSFSGELQSLKENIHLVQSRASKLKAQTNTALNETSKAQEFLERETMNIIKNETWAFLEELLDFFETYISWAKSGLKEDVARCKTIAQTLDNIEAITCDYILDSLNAFWFSLGWCTFFLLPSIILAVRLAKFYRRMSIADVYRNEAVEMPPTFNFYTIPRPATRH; from the exons atggagctgatggggaaCATCCCGCAGCCTCTGTATGGCCCCGGCCCCGAGGCGCCGGGGAGCAGCACCCCGGGCCTGGTGTGGATGGTCCATGGATTCCTGCGGATGGTGCAGCCCAACGCCTTGCCCATAG AACTCATCACAGGTTTTGGGCAGTCAGACAGTGAGGAAACCACCAGGGAGCAAGTTGAGGAG ctgctgctgtacgAGCTGGGCTTCCTGGTCTGCGTAGCCATCGGGCTGCTCTTCATCCTCCTCGTGCCGCTGGTgggatgctgcttctgctgctgccgctgctgcggGAACTGCGGGGGCCGCATGTACCAGAAGCAGGGCCGGCGGACGGGCTGCCGGCGCCGGGCGCTCTGCGCCTCGGTCCTGCTGGTCTCCGCTCTCCTCTT GGCTGGTGATGTTTGCGCCTTCATCAGCAACACTCGCTTCTCCCAGGCTGTGTGCGGCACCTTCCCCAACGTCAACACCACCCTCAACAACGTTCACATCTATGTGGCCTCCATCCCCCAG CAAATCAATTATATCATCGACAGCAGCGACGTGCCGCTGAGCCACGCCAACCGCAGCCTCCAGG ACACTGGGCTCAACCTGGGTGGCATGATCACATCGAGTATCAGGAGTGGCACGGACGGGGCTCTGGGATCCCTCCAGGGCCTCTTGCAAG AGATGAAGACACTGCAGGATGCCTTCAACAGTATTGCCAGCACTCGCTTGCACCTCgaagctctgcagagcaacTACAGCGAGCGGCTGGCCATGCTGCGGGATGGGCTCAACCAGACCCTGCAGCGCTGCggccagccctgcagcagcgtGTCCCTGCACAGCCTGGCCTTCAGCACCAACTTCAGcaca ATCCCCAGTGTGGCGCAGCAGCTGGAGGCACTGGGTAATGTGTCTGGCTCCGACATAGCACTTGACTTGGAGAGG GTTAATGACACACTGAACACGATCACCAACAAGGTGCAAGAGGAGTCCCAGGATGTGGTGACAA AGAcccaggaggagctgggccTCATCAGGCAGGAGATCAGGAGCTTGAAGGAGCAGTTGCAGGACCAGTTGCCACTCGAGGATGTGGAGGAGAGTGTTGGGGCCTTTGTGGGCAATGCCACATCAATGCTGAACGAGTACAGAGAACCGACCATTGCCTTGGATGGGCTCAG GTGGAGTGTGTGTGTCCTCCTGTGCTgcatggtgctgctggtggtcCTCTGCAACGCTGTTGGCCTGGTGCTGGGGCCCCTGGGGCTGAAGGAAAACGTGCTGCCCACCCAGCGCAGCAGCCTTTCCAATGCCGGCGGGAACTTCTTCATGGC AGGGGTTGGCTTCAGCTTCATCTTCTCCTGGgtgctgatgctgctggtggtgatCACCTTCGTGCTGGGGGGGAACACCTACATGCTTGTCTGTGAGTCCTGGCGCAGCCAGCAGCTCTTCCAG ATCCTGGACACCCCTGGCCTGATCCCTGGCTTCAACCTGTCAGAGCTGCTGGGCCAGCAGGATGGCACAACAAACTTCTCAGAGATCTATAG GCAGTGCCAGCAAGATGCTGCCTTGTGGCAAATGCTGCACTTGGACCAGAGCGTGTCCTTGGATGAGCTCTTGAACATCAGCCAG TACACAGGAGAGATCTCCACAGCCTTCGAGAAGATGAACATCACCCTGGACCCCATCTCCCTGCTCAGCCAGAGCCAGAGAGACTCACTGACAAGTGCCAGCCAGGCCGGGCAGCCCCCCGACTTCACCCTCACCCTGGAGCAG CTGGATCAGAGTGTGACGCAGGGAAGCCTCCTggatctggctgcagagctggagaagctgggagacacagag ggcttGCAAGCGAGAGAGGACCTGAAGGCTGACGCTCTCAAGTTGAGGGAGCTGGATAAGGAGATGCAGATGAGCTTCTCTGGGGAGCTG caaagCCTGAAGGAGAACATCCACTtggtgcagagcagggcttCCAAGCTCAAG GCACAGACAAACACTGCGCTGAATGAAACCAGCAAAGCCCAGGAGTTCCTGGAAAGGGAGACCATGAACATCATTAAGAAC GAGACGTGGGCCTTCCTGGAGGAGCTGTTGGACTTCTTTGAGACCTACATCTCCTGGGCCAAGAGCGGG CTGAAGGAAGACGTTGCACGTTGCAAGACCATAGCTCAGACCCTGGACAACATAGAGGCCATCACCTGCGACTACATCCTGGACTCTCTG AATGCCTTCTGGTTCAGCCTGGGCTGGTGCACCTTCTTCCTGCTGCCCAGCATCATCCTGGCTGTCAGACTTGCCAAGTTTTACCGCCGTATGAGCATCGCCGATGTCTACAG